A genomic region of Equus caballus isolate H_3958 breed thoroughbred chromosome 1, TB-T2T, whole genome shotgun sequence contains the following coding sequences:
- the FOXI2 gene encoding forkhead box protein I2 has product MAAYCDGSGVCPAQHSQAGAAAHPAGYARGDVAAAGGGPRLWLNAAALSPAPYAPGPGPAPPYASPGYAAPGPLLGAPGGLAGADLAWLSLSGQQELLRLVRPPYSYSALIAMAIQSAPLRKLTLSQIYQYVAGNFPFYKRSKAGWQNSIRHNLSLNDCFKKVPRDEDDPGKGNYWTLDPNCEKMFDNGNFRRKRKRRGEASVAAPSGARSPGGAKGPELESLGAASPDLQASPSPPVPEAATCFSGFASAMGALAGGLGTFPGGLAGDFSFGRPTTVAAHGSHAPSPAPGFAAGHQTAATGFRVGHLVYSREGTEV; this is encoded by the exons ATGGCCGCGTACTGCGACGGCTCAGGTGTCTGCCCGGCCCAGCACAGCCAGGCCGGGGCCGCCGCGCACCCCGCGGGCTACGCGCGTGGGGATGTGGCCGCGGCGGGTGGCGGCCCGCGCCTGTGGCTGAATGCAGCTGCTCTCAGCCCCGCGCCCTACGCGCCGGGCCCCGGACCCGCGCCCCCGTACGCGTCCCCCGGCTACGCGGCCCCGGGCCCACTCCTGGGCGCCCCGGGCGGCCTGGCGGGTGCCGACCTCGCGTGGCTAAGCCTCTCGGGCCAGCAGGAGCTGCTGAGACTGGTGCGGCCGCCCTACTCGTACTCGGCGCTCATCGCCATGGCCATCCAGAGCGCGCCGCTGCGGAAGCTGACGCTCAGCCAGATCTACCAGTACGTGGCCGGCAACTTCCCCTTCTACAAGCGCAGCAAGGCGGGATGGCAGAACTCCATCCGCCACAACCTGTCGCTCAACGACTGCTTCAAGAAGGTGCCGCGCGACGAGGACGACCCAG GTAAAGGCAATTACTGGACCTTGGACCCAAACTGCGAGAAGATGTTCGACAACGGGAACTTCCGAAGGAAAAGGAAGCGGAGAGGGGAGGCGAGCGTGGCCGCCCCCTCGGGTGCCCGGAGTCCAGGAGGGGCCAAGGGTCCTGAGCTGGAGTCCCTGGGCGCGGCCTCCCCGGACCTGCAGGCCTCGCCCTCCCCGCCCGTGCCCGAGGCTGCCACCTGCTTCTCGGGTTTCGCCTCGGCCATGGGCGCCCTGGCCGGCGGTCTTGGTACCTTCCCCGGGGGCCTGGCTGGCGACTTTTCTTTCGGGAGACCGACGACGGTCGCCGCCCACGGCTCCCACGCCCCCAGCCCCGCGCCCGGCTTTGCCGCTGGCCATCAGACGGCGGCCACCGGCTTCCGCGTCGGCCACTTGGTCTACAGTCGGGAAGGGACCGAAGTTTGA